The DNA window aaaatttgttaaattatcaaatgaaaaacattcatttgttaaGCAAATGCATATGATTAAATGAATATGACCAAATAGGGAAGTTAAAATGTATCGTGTTTTTGGACACAGGGGTCAAATTACTTTTGCGGAAAATGATGACAAAAGTCGGCACTTAATTTCTAGGATGAAAATTAGGTATTCAAAGTTGTGCGAAGGCATTCCTAGGCAGACCATGTTAAAATTAACAGTTTTTAAGTTCTAATATCgatttttgaaataacaaaatttctcCAATTTTTTTCCGCGTTATTGGTTTTGTTAAGAAAATCACacttattataataatattaatattagaTCAATCGTGCAATAAGTTAACTTGGTGCAGTGTCTCCAATTgcattttatatgaaaaatagagtggcttgtatcgtttcttttgttgacaaGTATATATGAGCTGTTCAGTGGTCTATTATATAATTCGCCATTCAGGTATTGGTGTCTTTAGTACAGAAAAAAGGAAGGATCCGAAGGACAAGGATAAAGAACGAATTATCAACAATTATCAGAGATCTATCACCCACCTGCTTATAAAACTCTGATAAGGGAGAACTTTCCTGTTTAGTTGTTTCTAGGATGAAAACGTCAACAAAGCAAGTCCGGTAagattatttattgaaataattaataaataagtTAAGATTCCATGGCGgataaaattttcataaaaaatctaaaaaaaaataaaatttattcatttttcaaatttttattgtaaaattaatttttgtattttaaattgatattttttatcattcaaagaTTAGGACGATTTTCTCTGTTATCTTCTCATTTACAGGAAAGGGATAACAGAATATCTATACACCTTACGAACCCCTTTTCATTACGGCGTGATGAAACATACAGGTTCACGGAATTTCTACGTCGTTCGCTCCAAATTGAAATAGAATATGGTTTTTAccctaaatatttcatttggaACAGTTGTATGGGTTACTGTATAAAAAAACCCCGAAAAAACCTAGAAAATATGACTACAGGATTCCAGTGAGTGAATACCAAACTACTAAAAGAGAATACGAAATACAGGACTGTATATACactagatgtaaaaaaaaattgtgagaTTTACCGCctgtaaacaaatattgttattCGCTTGATATATCTAATTGTTatgttgaaaagaaaatatttttaagcaacgaaatatatttataacaaatatagtttgAAATCTCAATGCCTTTTGCCTTGTTTTGCAATTTCAAGAAGCTGTTAAGGCAGCAAACATTtgagtttctatttttttcgcgacaagtcgaaaacatttttttccgttccattttagcattacatatagtggcagctgagggtgaaacaaacaattttttttttatcagaatcaaaacattttttttcttcttctggaaaccatagcccccccccccccccgaaaatcaaatggttgctgcctaaccaatgtcatttgtttattttatttttttcagactgattatttgttgttttttcctgAGTTTCTTAATTGTGTTCATCCAATATACCTTCTGCACTAACAATTATAGACAAGATGTATTGGAGCGCCGAATATCTGTCGAATACTCTGAAGCCGTTGAAACGCAACTCCGGAGTCATAAAGAGGGCATTCATTTGACTAATCTGAATTTAGAtgcaaaatcgaaaaaaatcgCAAAGTTGAATGAATCAATAAATACAACTAGAATGAAGGAACACATTTTCGATCTAGACCAGCATGACGTAACACATATTATGCATTCCAGGCAGACAGAAAAAAAGGTCTGTTCGAGTCCCATGACTcatgttgcttttttaaaaacgCACAAAACAGCAAGTTCCACTATCATGAGTATAATGCAGCGTTTCGGTTATTTCCGTAACTTGACGTTCATTATGCCTTTGAAAAAGATAGACCAATATAGATTTAACTATATCGGAGCTCCAGGAGAAACAATATCGTATGAAAATATCATTCCAAAGAGAGAAGAGGATGAATACGACTTACTATGCAATCACGTGATCTACAACGAGGGAGCATTTCAAAATACCTTTCCAAGtgatacttttttatttacaattatcagGGAACCTCTTaaacaactaatttcaacagtaaattATTATGGATATACGCAACAAGGATACTTTGCTAAAATTCTTAATCAAAGTTTAACGAATCCAATGTCAGATTACTTGAAATCTCCATGGAAATTTGAACCGAGCAATCCACATTATTCCgtaacaaacaataaaatgtcTATAGACTTGGGCTTGCCAGTGAGCCAAATACGAAACGGAAGTTtcattaaatcttattttgaaagattaaatacaaaatttgaactAGTACTTCTACAGGAATATTTTGACGAGTCACTCATACTCTTTAAACGCTATACGTGTTGGTCTTTTAAAGACATTATTTACATTTCGAAAAACATATGGCCGCttcatcaaaatttgaatttatctgCAGACGACATAGACAATCACAGGAAGTGGAATGTTGCTGACTATGCGCTATACGAAaagttctataaaatattttggacaaaggttttaaaagaaaaagaattttttGACGAGGTGTATCATTTTAGACGCATTCTCCAAAAAGTAAACATTCATTGCtcaaatgataaacaatcaAAAAGTTTAACTATATTTGATTCAAAATGGAGTCCTGGTTTTATTTTGACTCCAGATGATTGCATTTTCctaaaaattaacgaaaaacaattcATTACAGTGATTCATAAAAGAATGATGTCACGTGCGTACCCTAACGGTAACAATCCTTTTGAACAAACTACTACTGAAGATGATTTGGctcatttatttcaataaatttacatCATTGTCACAATTactttgttgaaataaataatacacaaactatgaaaaatagcatattaaatgattttttattgtgtaaaaatttataatatattatataatctttattgcaaaattacacccaTGAGTGTCAAGCAATACaatcaaacaataattttatactatacaatgcaatacaatgaaatacaatgtaatacaaggaaatacaaaataatacaatacaatatatagaataatagaaCATTTCAGTTGAATTATAAACACCATTATAACCTTGCCTGACACGGGTCTGACTCCCTCAGTtctaagtagatataggaagatgtagtgtgagtgccaatgagacaactctccatccaaataacaatttaaaaagtaaaccattataggttaaagtacggccttcaacacggagccttggctcacaccgaataacaagctataaagggccccaaaattactagtgtaaaaccattcaaacgggaaaaccaacggtctaatctatataaacaaaacgagaaacgaggtacacgtatatattacataaacaaacgacaactactgtacatcagattcctgacttgggcCAGGTGCAAactttgcagcgggattaaaagttttaatggatccaaaccttctccctttttctgaaacaatagcataacatcacaacatagaaaaacgtacgataaaatatcaattggcagacttaactcaatcaaaaaacgtatgattacacaatgaacgaataaatttgatatgcgatatctgaatacaaatgcacagttaattaaatattagagataAACATTCATGActaaaaagctaacaaacaaattcaaacacaggacatcactgagaaatatttaaccaatcaatgttcactttagaaaaaaaaaacgttttttttttataatcttgaagtttatacaaatgttgtaagaataagtgaaaaattgaagatattacaaataatcaaagctggtgaacagacaagatccatataaataaaaaataacaaaaaagcattataaacagtatcaacaggtagAATTAAGACACGTTAACTGGTCGCAGAGTTGTATACAATTTTTGCCTGGTAGATATTTAGTTTAACACATGTAAGTCCTTCCACACTTCAGAATCTTAATACGTGTCCGCCCTTTTTCGCTGCTTTGACTCCAAATATGGTTAGATCGACATTTctcaaaaatatatcaaacatttttgtttgttggttTACCACTATTTGTGTTAAATAATACCTACTAACTGTAAATCTACATAATAAATAGACTGTATGAATCCTACTATTTTTAActtgttaaagaaaaaaagacaccaACATACTTggtttataaaagagggacgaacgataccaaagggagagtcaaactcataaatttaaaacaaactgacaacgccatggctaaaaatgaaaaagacaaacagaaaaacaatagtacacatgacacaacatagaaaactaaagaataaacaacacaaccCGCATTATAATCTTAATCTTCATCTTCACAAGACTCATtgaatcaaaatagttatatataggtaaaatcaaagttcaatttaataaaacatcCCTCTAATGATCATTACTTATCATTACTTATCATTACTTATCATTACTTATCATTACTTATCATTACCATAGAATACATCTGTCTTTGATACTAGTATTCCTAATACTGAactcaaatagttatcaaaggtaccaggattataatttagtacgccagacgcgcgtttcgtctacataagactcatcagtgacgctcatatcaaaatatttataaagttaaacaagtacaaagttgaagagcattgaagaaagattgaaaagaaaatagttAAAAGATAGCCGAAGtatattatttaagaaatagtTCATTGGTTCCATAGATTTGTTGTATTTACCAAAAATCTTTTgattccatgaattatttcgattccaATAGGACAACTATGGTCATTACAAAACTGAAGCGAAGGTGGGTACGCCGTGTGTTTAGCTGTTCTTTTATACTACCTGTTAGATAAAGCTCATACATTCTATTATATCTTTAGCTTCATTGATTATTTCGTGAATAACCGCTgcaacaaaatatgtttaattctttaaattctCAAACCCAATATTTGCTatctttaatttacatgtatttttcgtAAGCTACCGTCAAATCCATTTCGTAATTCAATATAACATATAACGTAATAACAACTTACTTTAGGAACaaattgtttgttattatttttattgatcttTCAACGGTCAAAGGCGTTATAAACATGTTATTGCTTTACCTTGAATTAAAGAATCAAAATATACAGACTAAAAAACCCTTTTCAATAACAATCTAGTACATAACAGTATATTTGTCCGACTAAAATGTGAGATAAAGAGATAATTTCAAGATTTgaacgtttctttttttttaaattcaaatataaatttttgtatatctCACAGCGAAAAAAATACCATCGATAATTACATATTGAAAAGATacgaaaatataatatttatcaatcaaaggtaatacaaataatttagcattgagaaaaaaaaaccaaatcttATCTGAAAGAGATTGACCGAATTCCAAATCATATCAATACGTAGGATTTGATCTTGACTTAATTCTGATTGACTGTTCTAGTTAAATGCAATATATGAGACATTTGAagttcgtttgtttatgttatgtGAAACGTATCGAAATGAATCCACGAATATACATTCCTATCTATAATACAAAAAGAACATCCTGGTTGCTGTGATTCATATATATGTTTCGTTCATTATTTGAACATGAATTAGGCGGTTAGGTTTCTCGTTTGATTTTGTTCCATTTGTCATTTTAGGGCTGACTAatttataaaggcaacagtagcataccgGTATTCGAAATTCATAAACCAAACCAatagaacaacagaaacaccgaagtgcaacaaaacaaatgctaacacacatagaaatgaactatttgatatcaacaaccagattcctgacttggtacaggacatttttaagatatggtgggttgaacctggtttaatagcgtGTCAAAACAGACATAATGCAATCGGAAAAACTCTCGGTAGACTCCGCTGCTCCCATTCTATCCAATGGATTCGTATGTATTCAGACGAGGTTACATGAGGTACGAATtcggccgagttgtgacgaattATACATAATGGAGAGTAGATATGTATAATGACGATAACCATGACTGAATCTACGTCGAGGAGTAGaatttaaaatgttcatcaaaTTCACTGAGCTACAGGAAAGACTAGAAAGAATATCAATACAACCAATTCTGACATTGCAACTATACGGTGTCGCAGTTCCCAATTGTCGAATCCAGTAAAAGTGTATTCTAAGGTAGAAAATAAATTCTACAAGTCAAAATTCATCCTAAAGGTAATAAAAGTCAATGGAAAAATGGTGTTGAAACTGTTAACAAGGGACATTTGTTTCTGAGAAAAAGTCTTTCATCATAATTCTACGGGTTTCACATAATCCTATAGGATTTACCATTAGTTTTGAAAATCCTGTAGGATACTAATTTTATTCCGTTCTGTTTTCACTAGTATTGCAGAACCAGGCAAGCTATATAATAAACTGtgtgaaattgaatttgaaatattacagtACTTACACTATTTTTCTAGAATTTCATAATCGAAAACGGCTTTTTATATTGCAGAAtaatataatttgtaatttgtacttgttttaaaATACTGCATGAGAGTTATATGACATTAACCATTTGAATATTGATGTTGCTTGATTTTATAGAAAAGTATTGAAGTAaagttaaatattgaatatataattgtaaatacAATCCATtctataatttaaacattttctaaaaagaTTCTAAATTGACCTTTTGCTTCATGATATACAATTTCAGCCGTTATATCGATTTCACGGTCCTGTTATACCACATGCAACGAAATTGCGGagtgtataatgtttttgacctgtCCGTCAGttcgtcagtccgtcagtcctgtttcttgtcatcacaactcctctcaaactACACAAGAGAATTTACTgaaacctttttagataataaggacatataaagtagttgtgcatatcgacaggaaattacgattcaattttttctaggagttacgccccattgaacttatttgctagaatgtactactgcaacagtttgtcaccGAAATTCCTCTAAAACCACataacagaatttcatgaaacctttttagataataagaATATACTTTGCAGATGTGCACatcgacaggaaattacaaTTCAATTTTTCTTCTAAGAGTTacgccctttgaacttatttgctttaatGTATTACTGCATcgcaaaccacacaacagaatttcctgaaactttgtagataataaggacatactatgttcatgtgcatattgacaggaaatctatgattcatatttttttctttcacttatTTTATTTCTCCAATAATAATGTGGGGACATGGGGTATGTGAGCCTTCTCACTACGGTTCTTTAATTTTCGAATACAACGCAATTCTCTAggattgatataaaaaaaaataggaatataaaacatgaatacaATATGGTCATGCAATTTAGACATGACcaattttctcgttttttttattttgattaagtTCACACAGTCTTTTAATAAGAGACGTTTCCTctgttttcaaaagtttcacaaGTTTGTTAAAGTATACGTATGAGTGCCAGTAATGAACAATTTCAATGCTATTTGTCTTTTAACTCTTTTCGGTAACAAGATGTGCATTATCTTTCCAATGTATCTACGATGACCTCAAGTTAGGATTGATAAATTGTGATTTAGtgtaaataaattacaaaaaagatatAACATCTTTATATAGAACAAAATTGAGAAGACACAACTACCTGAACAAAGAGCAAAATAAACACAAGGTCACCAAAGGGTCGTCAATAAAGCAAGAAAATCTCGCATCCAGCTATAGCCCAAAACTAGAAAATAATGTGTACAagtatttatgaatatatttcaaatggtAAAGCATTCTTATAACTTAATACATTATGGGTGTTATGTGTGAATTTCTATAATCAGTGGTTGTTTAAATTGATCTGTAAGTTTCCTTCTGCAACTTACAATTTTGAGTTTTTGCCAATTTGTAGAAAgaaaattttctaaaacaagCATTCATTTAATATGGAGTTTACCTTTTTCTCGTGCAGTAGTGAAGTgacaaattaattttactttttagattttgtttttgtctacaaATACTAAGTTCTTACAAAATGTCATTCTCGCCCCGGCTAGTAATTTATACCACACATCAACCACTCGAGCATTCGACGGCAGCATGTTACCAGAAGACTCGGacaacaaaatatgataactaATGTCGAATGAATACTTTTTAATATCTAAGCAATTTTAGTGGGTTAGAGTGTACCCTCGAccatcatttatttattttatcagcgCATCGACACTGctatatattatttcatatcgGTCAGGAATTAGCCTCTCTTATTGGATAAAACGAGACCACATGACATTCTTTATTCCTAAGAAACTTATTCAATCAgttaataacagaaaaaaaaaccggaTCAGAAAACCGGTCGTTGCAGAAACTTATCATacctttcattaaaaaaaattctgaagcaccaaaaataaataacctaaCAATAGAGCATctcttcattaaaaaaaaactcatttcgaaacaaaaatagaagaatattgagcaaacaaaagaaaacagttattatcataaaattttgttgtttgtcaaattttataaatccaTGTAAACAAACGAGTAACCCGATTTTAATGAATTAGGTTCGATATCTGCCATTGGCTTTATTGATTCTGAAAGTAACTATACACTTGTGTATCAAGTTTAAACTATCAAATAAACTCGCGATAGAAATCACCAATAACGACTAGACACCGATATGTGCAACTGCATTGCAATGATATCATTATTGCCAACAACACATGAGAAAGCAGATAAGATCCTGCGTAAAGAAATAAGTtagaataattacattagaatAAGAGCTACAATGTTCGTCAAgtttcttgaaattttaatttcaatgttgTTAATAAGAACTAGTGAGGGAATTTCACTTAACGTGACTGGTTCTTCGTTTACCAAAAACACCTACAGTAACTCGCATGTCATACTGGCCTTTGACCACGTTGGTCCACTGATGTGTGTCGGTGACTGCATGTTGTACAAGGGGTGCAACGCAGTTAATTTCAACAGAATTCATTTAGAATGTGAATTACTAACGGTTTCCTTTTCTGGTGACATTATAATTGACATGGATAATTCACTTTATACAGACATTGGTGGTTGGACGAGGGTAAGCTAGTGTTGTTTATGATTTCcatacttttttatatgtttgatcAACTCTGTTTATCAGCCGTGAAGGCTTAGCATCATTGAtattaatatttacataaagttaTTGGAAtactggtcattatcgtgatatatATGGACTACTCATAGGACAGTGGTATTGGGTACTGCTGTATTGTTTCTTATGTCTATTTAGTttacgcatcattgtaaatataacggaatttgatcaGACtttcatcaaagtgagagggttagcgatagggttagcgctataaaaccaggtttaattcaccattttctacatttgaaaatgcctgaaccaagtcaggattatgacagttcttgttaattcgtttttgatgtgttttgttatttgattttgccatgtgattatggactttccgattgtattttcctctaagttcagtgtttgttgtgattttactttttattgactAAAACAGTGATACTGACTGAGCAGTAGGCAAAGTCATTATGGCTGTCGCATCTAATATCTCAGTCCTACTGGCAGACCATGTATCAGGATAATGACCAGTTCTTCAATAACTGTTTATTTCACAGATGAACaatgtttttacaaattctcatcatttcaaaatgttcGAGTTATTGATCTATAGCAAAGTCGACCCATCGTAGTAATGCATGTAACTATAAGTCACTGTCACTCATTTAAGTGCAATGTTTCAGTATATGAATACTTATCAAatttttctctaattttataatttacgaaaacaattcaacaaattgaatataaaattgaaaacaccaaaatgttttattaaagtgACATCTTTCTAAATAGAGGGACCACGTCCCACTGGTCATTAACGTTTAACGACCGGTTTTCTGGTacgtttttttctgttattaacCGATTGAATTAATTTCCTAGGAATAAAGAATGTCCTGTGGCTTCGTTTTATCCAATAAGAGAAGCTAATTCCTGAccaatatgaaataatttatagCAGTGTCGATGcgctgataaaaaaaataaatgatggtCGAGGGTACACTCTAAAAATATCACATTAATCAACAGGTTGTTTCAATAgttgttttgttgatttgttgttgttattgtttaaCCAAACCTAAAACCAGTGTCATCTGATGGGTCATTAAAGTTTAAGCCTGTCAATCTCCGTGCTGTGATAATAACCTCGTTGAGATCTTGTAACTAGTAAAACTTAGTTATCAACATCACttctatacaaaaaaaacttttgctTCATAGTGTCTTAAACAATCTAGTACAACTcatgaatttgaaaaatcattttttttcatacttatTTAGATCCAAATAAACTAATAGATACCAGGatcgaaattttgtatttgcgtcAAACACGCTACTATATGGCTATTAATAAAGCAGTGATAACTGATAATGCCAATGTTGAAATGATTCTGATTGGACGGTGACAAATCaggtaaatttgaaaatttaatggaCCTCACGACTAATTTCGGTCTTATTTGTAGATAACTATAATATCATTTGATTAAGGCATGTCGTAGGGTTTCAAACTGGTGCAGATTTTGAAAACTGCGGTCAAAGGTCAAAAggggaatttaaaaaaatcgaatattaaagacattttttaCTATTTCCCGGTAGTCTCATGTTAAATGATCTTGTTTTCGATGGAAGCATGTGCTTGGAATGCTCTACAGCTAGTCATATTTATGTCTGATTACTAGATATTAGTGATACATACCCTCGCTTGCAACATGTAGGataatgaaacaaatatctttATCTAGGAaattattgacaaaaaatattcataattaagATTTAGCTTTGCAATAATATATGGCAACCTATAAAGTTCTTTTTGAGAAAGTTTTGCTAATATGCCATAAGGAAAAGAGGAGAAACAAGAACTGTAAAGTAAACGCCCGGTCCATGATGTTATGGAAAAACTGCTGAAAATTCTTGGctgattatttaaatttgatatgatgttagaactataaaaaaatgCCTTCATGTTCATGACACTATAGTATATGAagtttgtttttacattaatacataaaacaGTACTAGACCAATATCGCACTGATAATATGTGTCCtcctttcttttttcttttttataaaacaacgaCAGacatggttgtcgtttgttgatgtggttcataaatgtttcttgGTTATAgctttttatattgattagacCGTTgcaatggttttacactaaaacattttttggagCCCTTtctgttcggtgtaagccaaggctcggttttgaagaccgtactttgaactttaattgttaacttttatgACCTGgatggagaggtgtctcattggaactTATTCCACATCTTATAACTACTAGTATAAACAATGGCATAAATAGCAGACTTGAAAGCCCGATATATATGTGAACTACAAACAAAGATTCACAGGGATATTACACTTCAAAGGATGATGTCTGCATAACTGTAAAACACTAAAACTAGACATCAATATGCACATCATTTTGAAAAGGTTGCCGGCATacctatgggaacgaactgtgcgcctctccttgttgacctcttcttattttcatatgcatCGGAGtaccttcagacacttgtcaaaaacaagaaaatcaaagaagccaggtaatttaatttcactttcagatatattgatgatgttctttccattaataatccgaacttttctgattgggttccattaatatatccaccagaact is part of the Mytilus trossulus isolate FHL-02 chromosome 13, PNRI_Mtr1.1.1.hap1, whole genome shotgun sequence genome and encodes:
- the LOC134694813 gene encoding galactose-3-O-sulfotransferase 2-like, with amino-acid sequence MKTSTKQVRLIICCFFLSFLIVFIQYTFCTNNYRQDVLERRISVEYSEAVETQLRSHKEGIHLTNLNLDAKSKKIAKLNESINTTRMKEHIFDLDQHDVTHIMHSRQTEKKVCSSPMTHVAFLKTHKTASSTIMSIMQRFGYFRNLTFIMPLKKIDQYRFNYIGAPGETISYENIIPKREEDEYDLLCNHVIYNEGAFQNTFPSDTFLFTIIREPLKQLISTVNYYGYTQQGYFAKILNQSLTNPMSDYLKSPWKFEPSNPHYSVTNNKMSIDLGLPVSQIRNGSFIKSYFERLNTKFELVLLQEYFDESLILFKRYTCWSFKDIIYISKNIWPLHQNLNLSADDIDNHRKWNVADYALYEKFYKIFWTKVLKEKEFFDEVYHFRRILQKVNIHCSNDKQSKSLTIFDSKWSPGFILTPDDCIFLKINEKQFITVIHKRMMSRAYPNGNNPFEQTTTEDDLAHLFQ